A single genomic interval of Chloroherpetonaceae bacterium harbors:
- a CDS encoding penicillin-binding transpeptidase domain-containing protein yields the protein MAHTEKSEKALQQKEEKIRLMLVFGGMALLALGVIVRLIWVQILNAAEYRERAQRQYEFKATIPALRGSILDRYGRRLASSITTVSFAADPKLLEDKDSVAAAFARVFGKPKEYYLKKLSEQTRFVWLERNQPPSKVEALLTLSDAGLIVRKDVHRRYENLASHVIGFVDADNRGISGLEKQLDEWLRGKDGFLTMQRTARGTAFPAVGAPHSDAIAGYDVELTIDADVQAIVEDELQHGVARSGASAGIAIVMNVHTGEILALANVPDFDMNQKTTYHPEATRNRAVTDAFEPGSTFKLVVLAAAVQHQLVKPDERIYAENGRYRIQNRVITDHEKLGTVTFRQAIAHSSNIVAAKTALKLGKEKFYATAKAFGFGEKTGIDLLGEVSGRLKPVQEWSGLSLPWMAHGYEVMVTPIQLITAYAAVANGGELMKPFVVRRILREGNVVETFSPVVRRRVLSSEVAQELRQYLKAVVDSGTGRAARIEGIAVAGKTGTAQQLESGNYRTGRYVASFVGFFPAEAPEFAVLVMMINPTNGYYGGIAAAPVFSSIGGRMLSTLGETYRDKLARVLPPSREQIFLDTVQSVIVPNVCGLSAEEAKAFLRLHKLDFRRDNALHDPVQQVVLQQGIEAGKRVPIWTKVPLTFSEIAHHESAHHSKRMPMLIGLRADRALFEASRLGLRLELEGKSGKVVAQSPKAGERITDGEVCTLILN from the coding sequence ATGGCACACACAGAGAAAAGCGAGAAGGCCCTGCAGCAAAAGGAGGAGAAAATTCGCCTGATGCTGGTTTTTGGGGGGATGGCACTACTAGCTCTTGGCGTCATCGTTCGGCTCATTTGGGTGCAAATCCTGAACGCTGCAGAATATCGTGAACGCGCCCAGCGGCAGTATGAATTTAAGGCGACCATCCCTGCGCTGCGCGGCAGCATTTTAGACCGCTATGGCAGACGGCTCGCCAGCAGCATCACAACGGTCTCATTTGCTGCTGACCCTAAACTTTTGGAGGATAAAGATTCAGTCGCTGCAGCTTTTGCACGCGTCTTTGGCAAGCCGAAGGAATACTATCTCAAAAAGCTCAGTGAACAGACGCGCTTTGTCTGGCTAGAACGCAATCAACCGCCATCCAAAGTGGAAGCACTGCTGACACTAAGCGATGCGGGTCTAATTGTGCGAAAAGATGTGCATCGGCGCTATGAAAATTTGGCGTCGCATGTAATTGGCTTTGTAGATGCGGATAATCGTGGCATTAGTGGTCTTGAAAAGCAATTAGACGAGTGGCTACGCGGCAAAGATGGATTTCTCACTATGCAGCGCACGGCACGTGGCACAGCATTCCCTGCCGTAGGCGCTCCGCATTCAGATGCGATTGCAGGATATGATGTTGAGCTAACGATTGATGCTGATGTGCAAGCGATTGTAGAAGACGAGCTGCAGCACGGTGTTGCGCGGTCTGGTGCAAGTGCTGGTATTGCCATCGTGATGAATGTGCACACTGGTGAAATTTTAGCATTGGCAAATGTGCCCGACTTTGATATGAACCAGAAAACAACCTATCACCCTGAAGCCACACGAAACCGTGCAGTAACTGATGCGTTTGAGCCCGGCTCTACATTCAAACTTGTGGTGTTAGCCGCAGCGGTGCAGCATCAACTGGTGAAGCCTGACGAGCGCATCTATGCCGAAAACGGTCGCTACCGCATTCAGAACCGTGTCATTACTGACCATGAGAAGTTAGGGACGGTTACATTTCGGCAGGCGATTGCACACTCGAGCAACATTGTCGCAGCCAAGACCGCATTGAAATTAGGCAAAGAAAAATTCTATGCAACAGCAAAAGCCTTTGGCTTTGGCGAAAAAACTGGCATTGACCTCCTGGGTGAAGTATCTGGGCGCCTGAAGCCTGTGCAAGAGTGGTCAGGCCTCTCACTGCCATGGATGGCGCATGGCTATGAAGTCATGGTTACGCCAATTCAGCTCATTACGGCTTACGCCGCCGTCGCCAATGGCGGTGAGCTTATGAAGCCCTTTGTGGTGCGGCGCATTCTTAGAGAGGGCAATGTTGTAGAAACCTTCTCACCTGTTGTGCGGCGACGTGTGCTCTCGTCGGAGGTTGCACAAGAGCTGCGCCAGTATCTCAAGGCTGTGGTGGATAGCGGCACAGGGCGCGCTGCGCGCATTGAAGGTATTGCTGTGGCAGGCAAAACTGGCACTGCCCAGCAGTTGGAATCGGGCAATTACCGCACGGGCAGGTATGTTGCTTCGTTCGTTGGGTTTTTCCCCGCCGAAGCACCTGAATTTGCTGTGCTGGTGATGATGATTAATCCAACCAATGGCTACTATGGCGGCATTGCCGCTGCACCCGTTTTTTCAAGCATCGGTGGACGAATGCTCTCCACCTTAGGTGAGACCTATCGCGATAAACTGGCTCGCGTGCTACCACCCTCACGGGAGCAAATTTTCTTAGACACGGTGCAAAGCGTGATTGTGCCAAATGTGTGCGGTCTCTCTGCTGAAGAAGCCAAAGCGTTTTTGCGCTTGCATAAGCTCGACTTTCGCCGTGATAATGCCTTGCATGACCCCGTGCAGCAAGTCGTGCTTCAACAAGGCATTGAAGCTGGCAAGCGCGTGCCTATTTGGACAAAAGTGCCTCTTACTTTCTCCGAAATAGCGCATCACGAATCGGCTCATCACTCCAAAAGAATGCCGATGCTGATTGGGCTACGCGCTGATCGCGCCTTGTTTGAAGCGAGTCGCTTGGGCTTACGGCTTGAGCTTGAAGGAAAAAGTGGGAAAGTGGTGGCACAATCACCGAAGGCAGGTGAAAGAATCACAGATGGGGAAGTGTGCACGCTTATTTTGAAT